The genomic interval TCACCAGAATCAAAGTGGGAAGATAATCaacaacaaaaaacaaacaaacaaacaagtcTTCAGTCCCAGTACACAGAGTTGGCCATAAGAATGTTTTTCCGCCTATTTAGATGATCTAGGGCAATATGTATGACAAAAAAGGGctgttaaatccttactcacaacattccaagttattttagatccaCCCATATCTTTTTTACTATCATTAAGATTAACTAGCTCACTTCTTCTCATTGGTGCATTATTCTTCTCATTGGTGCATTATTCAGCCCAAGTCATGCCCAAACCATCTATCACCACCAAACCCTGCCAATCTCTGGCCCTCCTTTGTCTTATCTTCTACACGTGCTATGCTAACTTACACAAACGTGTTTATTCCCTTAAATTATCTTTTAGAGTTATATCACTAATCAACCTTCTCATTCTCattttggcaacttttactttttggatatgatGTTTCTTAATTGCCCAATATTCTGATACACATAGCATtattggtcttatagctgtcttatagaactttccttttaattttaagaagtATTTTACGATCACATAACAtgcttgaagcacttctccatttcaCTCAACTTGCTTTTATGAATTCATCAATCAAGTTTCATTAATTAAGACAGTgttatctgcaaacaacatataccatcgaacctcattttggatactccaaGAGTCCTCGTAAGTTCATCAATCGCTAGTGCAAAAAGATGTGGCTCAAAGTAAACCTGTATTGTACACCAGTTGCAATTGAATGTTCCCTAGACTCTCCACTGGCATCCTAAATTTCTAATGCTAGTCATTAATCTATCTTTCACATCcttaattatattaatatatacacTCCTTTTCTTCTGGAAACCTGCTATAGAACTTTCCTATATATCTTATCATAGGCTCTCTCTaaatcaataaaaaccatatgcaacaccttttttccctaaacttttatATTAATCATCTTATAGATATATAGCTTGTGTAgttgatctcccaggcataaaaacGCAGATGCCTCATCGGATCGGTCTCAACACCTTTCCATGGTAGTACGGAAATTGTAGTCATTCTGCACCATCGGCCGCAGagcttcatattatatttatttttagaaaaatactaaaaaactACGCAACAACTACAAGGGTGTTTGCTTGCTGGCATCAAAGTCCTTCATTATTATTAGTAAGATGGGGCGGAGGGCGCACAATCCCTGATTTTTTGATACACTCGTTTCAAACCTTAGTTTTTGTCAATTACCTTTTCACACAGTTTCATTCTATAGCTCTTAAGTTACTtaatctcctttatttttgtataggtATTTTATATCTATTGTACAACATTAGTCACACTAACCTATGACGATCACCGACAAATATTATGTTTTTAGCAAGagaattatttctatttttaaagAATCAGCttatttgagaatttaaaaaataaaaaataaaaagagggaaaaacatattttctgTTAACCAGAAAAGTTTATGCAACTGCAAGTAGGAAGCTTAAGATGAAGGAATAAAACTCATAACCTATCGTCATATATGAAGGGCTAAAATTatgtgttagattaccactttacctaaaagcttaagctattaggttgtgggtcaacaatgtatatcaagttttaacacttctctgcacgtgcagcccgacagcTCATAGAGAGATAAGCACACGATAAGTAACACCCATGGTAGGGAacagaataattttttaaaaaaataccacAGTAaacgcaggcaacaagactagaacccaggacctcctggtaactagCTCTAATGCCATgatagattaccactttacttaaaagtttaagctgttaggttgtgggccaacaatgtatatcaagttttacaCATGAGAATGAACAGTTGAGCCTTACCAGATTCTCCACGCCTTTGCTCAACCTCCAAAAGCTGCTCAATGGCAGTGCTTATCGTCATGTATCTAGGTGGCTCATACTGCTTTCTTCCTCTGGAAATATTTCAGGGGGCAAAGCAGAAAAAATATATGCTAAGCAATAATACAAAAAGGGATAGAACAAAAAATCATGATGAAAAACTGGAATCAAGAGAAGGGAGAGAATCATTTTAAGCACTGACCTGCACAAAGATTCAAGTGAAGGCTCCTTCACACGTATATCTGCAATGATAATATTTGCAGTTAATTTCTATAAGTTGAACAGCATTCTCAAAACAACACCTCCAACATCTAAAGGGTTTTCTTGACCTCTTCACTTGAGGAATAAAGGGAGATACTTGAGTCCATGAGATTTCTTTTTAGAAGgacaaaaaaagaaacaaaaataagatGCATATCAATATGGAAAGTGCAAGATTACATATACATCACACATTGGTAAGCAAAATGAAAATTACATTAAAAGCACCAAAGGGATGCAATGCTGCAATCTACATACACAACACACAAATGTCACCATACTTGAATTGATCAAAGACAGCGTAGCATGGGCTGCTAACAGATGTATGAAGGCCcagcaacaataataatatattccTAAGAGATGAAGGAATTATTTtttgaatcaaacaatcaactattCAATCTCTTTAGCAGTAAGTGCTACATTTCAACTCGTCATTATATGGGTGAGAAAACCAATTATGGTTTAGACAAAACAGAACAATTATCCATAAATTCACGGGCACGAAATACAGGTAAAATAGGTCTAATAGTAACACAAACTTACATTATACATGCCAAGAGTTAAAAATGGAGTCAGCAGCAAATTGGAAAGGATCAAGTACATAAGTCAAGAATATAAAGGTCGGGGAAAATGTCAGGGCCCTTCATTTTGTGTTTCAAGTAtcctcaaaaatcacaaaaagtaCCACTACGtttccatttaaaaaataaaaaaaaatgtagaaaagtAGATGTATGAAGGCCcagcaacaataataatatattccTAAGAAATGAAGGAATTATTTtttgaatcaaacaatcaactattCAATCTCTTTAGCAGTAAGTGCTACATTTCAAATTGTCATTATATGGGTGAGAAAACCAATTATGGTTTAGACAAAACAGAACAATTATCCATAAATTCACGGGCACGAAATACAGGTAAAATAAGTCTAATAGTAACACAAACTTACATTATACATGCCAAGAGTTAAAAATGGAGTCAGCAGCAAATTGGAAAGGATCAAGTACATAAGTCAAGAATATAAAGGTCGGGGAAAATGTCAGGGCCATTCATTTTGTGTTTCAAGTATCCTCAAAAACCACAAAAAGTACCACTACgtttccatttaaaaaaaaaaaaaaatgtagaaaagtAGATGTATGAAGGCCcagcaacaataataatatattccTAAGAAATGAAGGAATTATTTtttgaatcaaacaatcaactattCAATCTCTTTAGCAGTAAGTGCTACATTTCAACTCGTCATTATATGGGTGAGAAAACCAATTATGGTTTAGACAAAACAGAACAATTATCCAAAATTCACGGGCACGAAATACAGGTAAAATATGTCTAATAGTAACACAAACTTACATTATACATGCCAAGAGTTAAAAATGGAGTCAGCAGCAAATTGGAAAGGATCAAGTACATAAGTCAGGAATATAAAGGTCAGGGAAAATGTCAGGGCCATTCATTTTGTGTTTCAAGTAtcctcaaaaatcacaaaaagtaCCACTACGtttccattttaaaaattaaaaaaaaaaatgtagaaaagtGGGACCGTGGAAGACGAAGGCAGCATTTGACAAGTGAACAACCCCTTATATTCTTCCATGCCAATGGAAAAAAACTAGACATTTGTGAATGCAAAAATTTTCCTCCTTTCCCTTGAAAGGAAGGGACAAGGGTGGACTGAAAAATGTAAACATAAAGTGCAGATGTCAATAAGTATTTTGGAGCTCCCAGAAATCACAAACTAAAGAGAAAATAGACTCCCTTAATTAAGGAGCTAAGAATTTATTTACATCAATACCAGTTAAACAAATGAATCTCACCTAGCAAGCAGAGTGTATGCAATCCAAGCCTGCGATTTCTTTGAATCTTCTCATAAAAGCTGTCAGGCCTCCATGTTTCACTAAAGAATGGTATTGAAACCGTCTCTCCATAGCGGTACAGTTGCAAACCGCAAACCCCAACCGCATTCATCACTGATGCATTGTGTACCACTTTGACATCAACTCCCAAATTCTTTGCTCGAACAACAAGATCAGTGTGTGTTGTAGCTCTgtttttatataaaatatgcaGATGCAATTAAACAAATATAATGATTCCACCATCTTGATATAAAATATGCAGATGCAACCAATGTCAAGAAAGCTAAATGCAAATGCAGCTAATATTGAGCAAAAATGATGAAGTTAAAACacatttttgttaaaattttctagaAGTTAGCAGAGTTCATATTctgataatttaaaaatatttcatgCTAATATTTATCTAATGAGCttactttaaacttttttttttttttttataatataactATTAACTTTGACATTTTTTTGAACTTATATGTTAACTAGactaaattaatttaatatcGCCTACAGTATTGGCGATTAGAGTTGCCTCTATggtattatatgtttatatgtactatACACCAGTGGCCATTAAGTTAAAATATTtctcaatccaaaaacaaaaaagaaaaaaaaggaaatagtggtatatacattttcgtTTCCACTCTTGGTATTTAAAATGAAAACGCGATTGTCTCAATCGTCTATAATATGCTCATTTGCAACACTTCAGGTCCAAGacaggtaaaaaaaaaaattactcctttttctaaaaaaaaaaatattttggtagaAAATATGGAGAGATATTAAGCAATCAACAGCAGTATGACTCAATTAAGACTCTGCAGGGCAGCAAGCGCATGCAAAGAATATCAATCTAAGAATCCCAATTAACATTGCGCCTGAGAATACATTTGGTGCtatgaatttagataaattttaagaCAAAATTTCATGGAGTCTAATCCAAATTTGAATCcccaaacacaacataaaagaTTAAATGAGGCGCAGCCATACCCAAAAGGATCACCAACGACAAGGAAACCCACATCGGACTCGCGAGCTTCGGACAGTATCTCATCTGCCTTCTCCTCAACCGTTTCTCTATCTGCAAGAGTCACTGATTTCCCGTACAGTTTTTCCTTGCAGAGGGAAAAAAACGAATTGAAGAAAAAAACATTGCTTATAAAAAACTGTTCGAAACTTTAATTgaacacagagagagagagagagagagagagagagagagagagagagagagagaggggtggaCAGCAGAATACCAGAGTGGAGAGGCCATGGGAAGAGAGACCGAAGGTGAGGAGAGAAGTGTACGCCTCTATGTAGACTTTGTGGCATTTCTTCACTGCTTCGAGACCCTTAAGCGTGATGTCTTTCTCGTCGCCCAAACCCAGACCTATTATGTAtaacatcttcttcttcttctctcgcTCTCAGTCTCTGTGTGTGTATACAAAACCCATAAACCCTACATGAAATCTGCTTCGAGAGCTCAAGGTCAGGCCCCGTGTAAAAACCCGGGTGCTCCCGGTACGAGCCAAGGCAGCGTTTGCGcaaactaaatttaaaaaatgggtgtttttttttaaaaaaaattaattgtcaaaataaatatttgtatgaaatgagattttaaaaaacaatttttatGCTAATTGGATTGTAGGAATTAGGGTAGGTTAGGTCATTGCCCTGAAGAAACGCGACATGTCGGCGCCCAAGTATATTGTCAAATATACTATGGTTCCTGCATCATTTTGAACGTATGCAGTAAAGATGTTAGTTTAGGAGAATATGATTAGAATATCAAGTTAAAATATAAAGACATTTACGGGTACAATCATGGAAATTATAGACATAGttattagaagaaaaattaatgtaATTTACCTTCAAGAAATAAAGTGgatgggggagaaagttagagaaattgataaattaggatttaaaatttggtatactgaaaaagaaaaatataagaataggataggaattattgtagacaaaaacttagaAGATAGGGTTATAGATGTAAATAGagtaaataatataattataaaaaaatcaaGATGATCTTAAGCCCAGAGATAATAAATATCGTTAGTTTTTATGCTCCCCaagtaggcttattagaaaaccttaagagacaaCTTTAGGAAGATACGAATAGTATTTTATAATATCAAGaactgaaaaaatatttatatgaacaAATTTGAATGGAtacattggaagagataataaaagttatgagatGATACATGGAAGGATATGAaaatggagacaaaaatgagtttgaaaAGATGATCTTAAACTTTACtttgtcatatgattttattacaataaaTACTTCATTTAAAAAGAGAGAATAAGGCTCAATAACCTTCAAAAACggacaaaataaaagttaaaTAGTTTTTTTTCTAAACTATGAGGGTAAATTGCTTATCATGTAAAAATTGTAAAATTATCCAAAGAGAAAttgttatgtatgtgtgtgttaaaaattataaaaaaaaattaaaataaattagtgtaagagaactagataaTGAAACCTAagaggagaaaatataataaattttaaagataaaataatcaaagatGGTAATTGGACTATAGAATATGGTGTAgacacaaatactctttggagcatgatagctagctctattataaaacagtaaaaaaaatcTTAGGTGAATTAAaaagaagattctcaaatagtaaagaaagtttgTGGGGTGATCAAAAtgttcaaaaaatcataaagacaaaaaaaaaatatggtataAAACATGACAATAATGTAGAAAcatagataactttgaaaagtataaaaagattaaaaaaaaaaaaaaaaagacatggttgttagtgaagttaaatatagattatttaataatttatatgatagattagatataaaagaaaaggaaagagatatatttaaatttgttagATTTCAAGAAAGAAAAAGTAAGGATTTAGGtattgtaaaatgtataaaaggtGGGGATGATATTTTCTtagttaaggaagaagacataaaagaaagatgacgaaattatttaaataagttatttaatgaaaatcaaatagaagacttaaatttaaaattgacAAATGATGACaagattaaaaatatgagatttattcataaTATGAACTTGATAACATCcaaattgaagtttgaaaatgtttgtgtgataatggaattatatgattaactaatttatttaactaaaaactaaaaaaatgtcagatgaatggaggaaagtGTTttatacctatatacaaaaataaaggagatattcaaaatgaTAATAACTATcgtaaaattaaatttataagtcatacgatgaaactataggAAAAGGTAGTTGAACAAATATTAAGATTTGACACGAAagtctcaaaaaattaatttgattttatgcctagAAAATCTACTGcaaaagttatatatcttttaagaagattaacaaaaaagtttaggaaaaagaaaagagatttgcatatggtttttattgatttagagaaagcatatgatagaataCTTAAAGAAGTTTTATGGTaggttttagaaagaaaaaaaaagtgtatgCAGTAGGTATACTAAAGTTTTTAAAGATATGTATGATGGTGTAATGACTAATATATGGACTATAGGTAGAGAGATTagaaaatttccaatcacaatactTGTGCATCAAGGATCACTTTGAgtttttatctttttactttattcATGGATCAATTGACCAGGAGAATCCAAAATGAGGTGCCATTGTGCATGTTGTTcccagatgatattgtattaattaatgAAACTAGAGGCGGAATAGAGGTTAatttagaattatagagagaaaccttagaatctagagactttagtatcagtagaaataagacaaaatatatgaaatgtaattttaataataGTAAGAGAAATATTagaaacaaagttaaacttgatgatatagaaataaataccacttgtagatttcgataccttggatctattatgcaaactaaAGGAGAAATCGAAaaggatgtaatacatagagttaaaacagattTGATAAAATGAAAAAGTGTTTCAAGTGTGATTTATGATAGTAAAGAATGTATTTGCTTAGCACACATATTCTTGAAAGATATCCCTATGCCCTTGCCTATTATGGATCTTTGATGGAATGAAACTATTTCATTGAGGGGGAGGGGATGAGGCTCCTTCAAAGAAAGGCTCGAGGTGTTATGATTGATGATCTTTCATGATCGACATTCTTGCTGACCGAAAAAGAATAGTCAATCTTCTAGTCTTGTATTGATTCCCTTATCCTTTTTGCACCCTTACCCCTCACTCTCCTATGGATTGGAACTGGAAAGAGATCTCCTAGCTGATTCAATGCCCCTAACCAAGGCTCAAACAAGAACTTCGACTTCTATGGATGGCTTATAGATGCTTGTAGGCCTCCTCGGCGATTCTTCCCCTCATTCCTTTTATCTTTGCCATCTCATTTGGAATGCCACGAGCATTCTTTTTTATAATACCCATAAacttaaaaagaaagttttattaGATAGCTACAAAATCAATTatactatatggatcagaatgttggacaATTAAAAAAcaatatatccaaaaagtaaaagttactaAGATGaaaatgtttagatggatgaatggtataacattgaaaaataaatcaaaaaatgaaTATATTCGCAATAAGTTAGCgtaactcctataaaagataagataaggaaagGAAGAATCAGTTAGTTTGGTCACTTGCAATGTAGGTCATGTAGTGTGTCAATGAGAAAGAGTGAGTTAATTGTTGTGAGTGATAATAGAAGATgtataacttggaatgagatagtgagtaaagatttcaTAGTCcagaattttttaaaagaaattttccaCGATCGcataaatttataataaaaaaataaacaagaaatttcttaattttcaaaaggtcaatttttttcttcttatatgacacaaaagaataagaaatatataagaaataattattatattcttaaatttttcattacattacattttattcaatGAATAACTATTTCACAAATCAAACTTACCTTAGAAAAATGGCAACTTTGCATCCTAATTATGTAACCACTTTTTAAAGAGAAATTTTTGTTACaattttgaaataactttattgcaaaaaattatgattttcatgGATTGCCAAATCATAAAAAGTTCAAACAAAATTCTACTCTATAAAAATTTGTTTGGTATTATtgttgtttttggtttttatttgtttcttcatacgcatttattaaaaatatacataaatttcaaaaattataataaaattaattacatagtacttttactatttatttaattgtcatgctcaataaaatttttattatatattaaaatttgaaagtagaacaattgaataaaataattaaaataaactttatttttattatagtattttttttaacgtatactatttataatttcattatttcaatcatacttttataatattatttaatttaaaaataaaaatgagcattttaaaattaaaatttaaattatattatttttataaatatttactAAACAttttgatttctaatttttagcttttgtctaatttttttttaaaaatttttgacaatgataccaaccGACCACTAAGGATGGAATCAAAATTGTTACGACTCTTTCATGTTCTTAACCTTCTATTCAATTCCACTTCCATCACGTTCCACCAACCAATAACATTATACTTCAGAAAAAGTTTAACAATACATGCACACGAATCAACATGTCTTGCATACATTCTTAATAATTAAGGAACCGTAGGGCCAAAATCTTTCAAATTATAGCCTTCAAGGCTTTAAATCCGAaacattgaattaaaaaaaaaatttcaacaatcCATCATGAACAAAATCAGAGGCCAAAAAAAAATCTCGAAGTAGAGTATATCCCTCTAAAAAGTTTGGTAAATTAAAGCAAATACAAACTTGCATAATTTCAATCATAGTCCCAAAACTAGACCCTCCATACTATCAAACATGCTACAAGTGTCTACAAGTAACCTGCTAGCTAAAAACAATctcgtaaaaaataaaaaaactgaagGTAGGAGAGAAAAACCTAAACCACAGTTTCGTATGAAGGTCATTCACATACCATTCCCAACATTACACATTTACATGCTTCATCTCACAGCATCCAGTCATGAGATCACATTACATGCATTCTGGTTATTCACTGTGTTGGCTTTATAATATTTAGTTGGCCCCCCTCCTTCacggcagcagcagcagctttCGACTCATTGCAGTAATTTATGAACTTGCTCACCTCCTGGCATCGTTCGAAATATAAGGGGTCATCGATTATGCGAGTACACCAAAATTAGAGGGTCACATGTTGCAATGGACATCATGTCCTTGGAAGATGTATTGCAAATAACTATAATAAAGACATCATCAACAAAAGTAGGAGAAACTACTTCCTTCCAATTTCACAGAGCTCTTCAACAAGATAAATATAGAGAACATGGCACAATTTAGAACTGATACCTTCAGCTTCTGATACCCATGCTTCACAGCATACTTCTATCATACGAATTGGGAAGCGCATTCACAAAACCCATATGGATTTGGTTCAAATGAATAAAGGGGAAAACACCACAAATAGTTTATACTTGGGATATCCAGTTTGAACTTCGAAACCTCATCCACCCACCCAAAGCTCATAAAAACACCAAATTAGCAATCAATTCGCACCAGGCATTGATGACGACGTG from Malania oleifera isolate guangnan ecotype guangnan chromosome 9, ASM2987363v1, whole genome shotgun sequence carries:
- the LOC131164388 gene encoding probable diphthine methyl ester synthase, whose amino-acid sequence is MLYIIGLGLGDEKDITLKGLEAVKKCHKVYIEAYTSLLTFGLSSHGLSTLEKLYGKSVTLADRETVEEKADEILSEARESDVGFLVVGDPFGATTHTDLVVRAKNLGVDVKVVHNASVMNAVGVCGLQLYRYGETVSIPFFSETWRPDSFYEKIQRNRRLGLHTLCLLDIRVKEPSLESLCRGRKQYEPPRYMTISTAIEQLLEVEQRRGESAYNEDTVCVGLARLGSEDQMVVAGSMRQLLVVDFGAPLHCLVIVGQTHPVEEEMLSFYALKGESSSEPEMTILHNVCPNGAE